A section of the Dehalococcoidia bacterium genome encodes:
- a CDS encoding hydroxymethylglutaryl-CoA lyase, which translates to MNIPPSVTLIDVSARDGLQNEPEILSPAQRAELVERVSASGVPEIEFGSFVSPKAVPQMAGADEVFKTAVRSPAVRYHGLVPNMKGYENAVAAGVTHVRLVVAASAPLHEANFRRTIDESLADHAQIVARARQDGVQIEAVIGGSFGDPFVGPTPVSAVMHCVDHYYAIGVRNISVADTVGMGTPKQVAEVIKTIQRTYPDVTLGTHFHDTRNTGFANVLTALDLGVVRHDASLGGTGGCPFAPKAGGNICLEDLVHMLTGMGVETGIDLDALIESARWLQEVLGKPLPSRMLKAGPVYPVFKPVTAAPAAASS; encoded by the coding sequence ATGAACATCCCTCCCTCTGTGACCCTCATCGATGTCAGCGCCCGCGACGGGCTGCAGAACGAGCCGGAGATCCTGAGCCCCGCCCAACGCGCCGAGCTGGTTGAGCGCGTCAGCGCCAGCGGCGTGCCCGAGATCGAGTTCGGCTCGTTCGTTTCGCCGAAAGCGGTTCCCCAGATGGCCGGCGCGGATGAAGTGTTCAAGACCGCCGTGCGCAGTCCGGCGGTGCGCTATCACGGGCTTGTCCCGAACATGAAGGGCTACGAGAACGCGGTCGCTGCCGGTGTCACGCACGTCCGGCTCGTCGTCGCCGCCTCCGCTCCCCTGCATGAGGCGAACTTCCGGCGCACCATTGACGAATCGCTCGCCGATCACGCCCAAATCGTCGCTCGCGCCCGCCAAGACGGCGTGCAGATCGAAGCGGTCATCGGCGGCTCCTTCGGCGACCCCTTCGTCGGCCCGACCCCGGTCAGCGCGGTGATGCACTGCGTCGACCACTACTACGCGATCGGCGTCCGCAATATCAGCGTCGCCGACACTGTCGGCATGGGCACGCCCAAGCAAGTCGCCGAGGTGATCAAGACGATCCAGCGCACGTACCCCGACGTGACGCTCGGCACCCACTTCCACGACACCCGCAATACCGGCTTCGCCAACGTTCTCACCGCCCTCGATCTTGGGGTCGTGCGCCACGACGCGTCGCTCGGCGGGACCGGCGGCTGCCCCTTTGCGCCTAAGGCGGGCGGCAACATCTGCCTGGAAGACTTGGTCCATATGCTCACCGGCATGGGGGTCGAAACGGGCATCGACCTCGATGCGCTGATCGAAAGCGCGCGCTGGCTGCAGGAAGTGCTGGGGAAACCGCTGCCAAGCCGGATGCTGAAAGCAGGGCCGGTCTATCCGGTCTTCAAGCCGGTCACCGCCGCCCCGGCCGCCGCGAGCTCGTGA
- a CDS encoding AI-2E family transporter codes for MEPRPRLDGRFVADILLPLGVLGAIAALFWVARDALAPFALGLVIAYAIAPAVRAIERRTIAGRRAPRAAAIALIYLLIGAVIVGLIWLLLPPLLAQVRQLIASAPGYIARVQSLYSGIEAWYLALDLNPELREEINSWLAGLAATALSLAQGVGMNLLATTTRTIGFIFGLILVPFWVFYLLRDQQELGRQTLGVFPEAWQPTVRDVMVIADRVLGGYLRGQLFLMVSVGVAVLVAAVILGMTVSPTVGRYALLLGVVAGLTEVIPVIGPILGGAVGVAISVVDGPSAILWTVLAYVLIQQLENTLLVPKIMGDALELNPAILILALAVGSQIAGLAGAILAGPAVALATVLVRYAQARLRGEIAAGTVTPHTIPLLRQRCAAAGQRSA; via the coding sequence ATGGAGCCGCGTCCGCGCCTTGACGGGCGCTTCGTCGCCGATATCCTCCTGCCGCTCGGCGTGCTCGGAGCCATCGCGGCGCTTTTCTGGGTGGCGCGCGACGCCTTGGCGCCGTTTGCGCTCGGCCTGGTCATCGCCTACGCAATCGCGCCGGCGGTGCGCGCCATCGAACGTCGGACAATCGCCGGCCGACGAGCGCCGCGCGCCGCTGCGATCGCGCTGATCTATCTGCTGATCGGAGCGGTCATCGTTGGGCTCATCTGGCTTCTCCTGCCGCCGCTGCTCGCCCAGGTCCGCCAGCTGATCGCCAGCGCGCCGGGCTACATTGCGCGGGTGCAGTCACTCTACAGCGGCATCGAGGCGTGGTATCTCGCACTCGACTTAAACCCGGAACTGCGCGAGGAAATCAACAGCTGGCTGGCAGGCCTGGCGGCGACGGCGCTTTCGCTTGCTCAAGGCGTCGGCATGAACCTCCTCGCCACCACCACCCGCACGATCGGGTTCATTTTCGGCTTGATCCTCGTGCCGTTCTGGGTGTTCTACCTCCTGCGCGACCAGCAGGAGCTCGGCCGGCAGACGCTCGGCGTGTTCCCCGAGGCATGGCAGCCGACGGTGCGAGACGTGATGGTCATCGCCGACCGCGTGCTCGGCGGCTACCTGCGCGGCCAGCTGTTCCTGATGGTCTCGGTCGGCGTCGCGGTGCTCGTCGCTGCCGTCATCCTCGGCATGACCGTTTCGCCCACCGTCGGGCGCTACGCGCTGCTGCTGGGGGTAGTCGCCGGGCTGACAGAAGTGATCCCAGTCATTGGACCGATCCTCGGCGGGGCGGTCGGCGTCGCGATCAGCGTCGTCGACGGGCCATCGGCGATCCTGTGGACGGTACTCGCCTATGTCCTCATCCAGCAGCTCGAAAACACGCTGCTTGTGCCCAAGATCATGGGCGACGCCCTCGAACTGAACCCGGCAATTTTGATCCTCGCCCTCGCAGTCGGGAGCCAGATCGCTGGGCTGGCGGGCGCGATCCTCGCCGGACCGGCGGTCGCGCTGGCGACCGTGCTCGTGCGCTATGCGCAGGCACGGCTGCGCGGCGAGATCGCGGCCGGCACGGTGACGCCGCACACCATTCCCCTGCTTCGTCAGCGCTGCGCCGCAGCTGGTCAGCGCAGCGCGTAA
- the corA gene encoding magnesium/cobalt transporter CorA — protein MRRFVYRGGEIVQEEDHLVDGIAPFDELTWLDLQNPTPDDVETIQRIFSCHPLLLEDVHHPLQRPKLYEYAGTLFIVFYAATFVGGRVFLRELHLLSGPNYVVTFHRHEMPEIDEAIERWKKNEAIVGSSGIGVMLYSLLDTIVDGYFPVLDQIADQVERIEAEVFRGRLSRDVRASLAVRTDLQRLRRVAGPCRDVILQLIRHEAPLFGYQMSIYFQDVYDHMQRVVDSIDAQRDLIVSIADVSLAVVSNSLSDVMKRLTAYATILMLVTLITGVYGMNFDYIPLLHEPWGFFLILGVMATVATGVFFWFRRVDWL, from the coding sequence GTGCGCCGGTTTGTCTATCGCGGAGGCGAGATCGTTCAAGAAGAAGATCACCTCGTCGATGGCATCGCTCCGTTCGACGAGTTGACTTGGCTCGATCTCCAAAACCCGACGCCTGACGATGTCGAAACGATCCAGCGCATTTTCTCCTGTCATCCGCTTCTCCTCGAGGATGTGCATCATCCCCTTCAGCGCCCAAAGCTGTATGAGTATGCAGGAACGCTGTTCATTGTCTTCTATGCCGCTACATTTGTCGGCGGGCGCGTTTTTCTTCGTGAGCTTCATCTCTTGTCCGGTCCAAACTACGTGGTGACGTTTCACCGCCACGAAATGCCCGAAATCGACGAGGCGATCGAACGGTGGAAGAAGAACGAGGCGATTGTTGGTTCAAGCGGCATCGGGGTAATGCTCTACTCCCTTCTTGATACGATCGTCGATGGCTACTTCCCCGTGCTCGACCAGATCGCAGACCAGGTAGAGCGGATTGAGGCGGAGGTGTTTCGCGGGAGGTTGAGCCGAGATGTCCGTGCCTCTTTAGCCGTTCGCACGGATCTGCAGCGGCTGCGTCGCGTGGCTGGTCCCTGTCGGGATGTGATTCTGCAGCTGATCCGGCATGAAGCGCCGCTCTTCGGATATCAGATGTCGATTTATTTCCAAGATGTCTATGATCATATGCAGCGAGTTGTCGACTCGATCGATGCACAGCGTGATCTGATCGTTTCAATCGCAGATGTCTCGCTCGCCGTCGTCTCAAACAGCTTGAGCGACGTAATGAAGCGCCTGACAGCCTACGCCACAATCCTGATGCTTGTCACCTTGATCACCGGCGTGTATGGGATGAATTTTGACTATATTCCCTTGCTCCACGAGCCGTGGGGCTTCTTTCTCATTCTTGGCGTGATGGCGACTGTCGCGACGGGAGTGTTCTTCTGGTTCCGGCGCGTTGACTGGCTGTAG
- a CDS encoding 4-hydroxy-4-methyl-2-oxoglutarate aldolase, which translates to MNRIVRAFPRPAPDVIATLATVPTQALASSHALGTGCLIDPAIRPLRSGARVCGPALTVRPNVPSILIPLYAVRFAQPGDVIVVDAGGRLDVAVWGAGMTRAAQAAGIAGVIVDGAVVDGEALASAEIAVYARGVSPAINFDPRPGSINVAVQCGGRRVEPGDLIHADGDGAVVIPRARFDEAIEAARWWREQVAAWGEQVRAGRTLFEALGFDREIERLGIPEE; encoded by the coding sequence GTGAACCGGATCGTCCGCGCTTTCCCCCGCCCAGCGCCGGACGTGATTGCGACGCTGGCGACTGTCCCTACCCAAGCGCTCGCCTCCAGCCACGCGCTCGGCACGGGCTGCCTCATCGACCCGGCGATCCGCCCGCTCCGCAGCGGGGCGCGGGTCTGCGGGCCGGCGCTGACGGTCCGTCCCAATGTTCCATCGATCCTCATCCCGCTGTACGCAGTCCGCTTCGCCCAGCCCGGCGATGTGATTGTGGTCGATGCTGGAGGCCGGCTCGACGTCGCCGTCTGGGGCGCGGGGATGACGCGCGCCGCGCAGGCTGCCGGCATTGCGGGAGTGATCGTTGACGGCGCCGTCGTCGACGGTGAGGCGCTGGCGAGTGCCGAGATCGCGGTCTATGCTCGCGGCGTCTCGCCGGCGATCAATTTCGACCCTCGTCCTGGTTCGATCAACGTTGCGGTGCAGTGCGGCGGACGGCGGGTTGAGCCGGGCGACCTCATCCACGCCGACGGCGACGGCGCTGTCGTCATCCCGCGCGCCCGGTTCGACGAGGCGATCGAGGCGGCACGCTGGTGGCGGGAGCAGGTGGCAGCTTGGGGAGAGCAGGTGCGCGCCGGACGCACGCTGTTTGAAGCGCTCGGCTTCGACCGCGAGATCGAGCGGCTCGGCATCCCAGAAGAGTAA
- a CDS encoding glycosyltransferase family 39 protein encodes MRTPDIPASSLLSALPTSVRCRLPALEAAAVLLLTGLALIARLIWLDEIPPGLFYDEAYKGLDALAMLRDRTLPVFFPGNFGREPLFIWIEAGTQALFGAEPIVLRSTIALLAALSVPALYLAARELVGRLPALFAAAVFPFTLWHLVVSRVALRFAMLPLVECLAVWLLARGMRTGRRFDFALAGLLFAACLYTYTAARMLPLLLIVAAIGAVALRPALMRQRWRAALLLPLTAAFALLPLGHYFLQNPLAFSGRVSQVVATDQPVVDPSFGPGDPGTLRDNPVRTLLMFWAAGDQNLRTNLPGRPVFDPLMGSVFALGILAALVSRQPAGLFTLAWLGIMLLPSALSTYAPHYARAIGALPPAATLAGLGLATVVRAGERFGRTGALAGITIAVAITAFSARLTLHDYFDRWANELGTYQAFDTGIWELGRAMRDLPATTTLYVSPLPGDHPTLVYASRRDDIRGYDGRAGIVLSPGGAAAYGVIVGADRTTEPTLGDAYGARPAFIALDPGAQPWAVLTLVDGPPRLAPSRLLDAQFAEAGRLFGVMLPERLEGRESEVTLFWQADGPTTRPLTVFVQLLDEGTRLVAQHDSQPLAASFPTTRWKKGEIIVERRRLRLPADLPRGQYRLIAGLYDLATGERVPVSGSDSLGDAALLGLLER; translated from the coding sequence GTGCGAACGCCCGATATCCCGGCCTCTTCTCTGCTCTCGGCGCTGCCTACCTCGGTCCGTTGTCGGCTGCCCGCGCTGGAAGCGGCCGCTGTCCTCCTCCTCACCGGCCTTGCGCTCATTGCGCGCCTGATCTGGCTCGATGAGATCCCGCCAGGGCTGTTCTACGACGAGGCGTATAAGGGGCTGGATGCGCTGGCGATGCTGCGCGACCGGACCCTGCCCGTCTTCTTTCCTGGCAATTTCGGACGCGAACCGCTCTTCATCTGGATCGAAGCTGGCACCCAAGCGCTTTTCGGTGCCGAGCCGATCGTGCTGCGCTCGACGATTGCCCTCCTTGCCGCCCTCTCGGTCCCGGCGCTCTACCTCGCGGCGCGCGAACTGGTCGGCCGGCTTCCCGCGCTCTTCGCAGCAGCGGTGTTCCCCTTCACCCTCTGGCATCTCGTCGTCTCGCGGGTTGCCCTCCGCTTCGCCATGCTGCCGCTTGTGGAATGTCTCGCGGTCTGGCTGCTCGCCCGGGGGATGCGGACCGGCCGCCGCTTCGACTTCGCGCTTGCCGGCCTCCTCTTCGCCGCCTGTCTCTACACCTACACCGCGGCACGGATGCTGCCGCTCCTGCTCATCGTCGCCGCAATCGGGGCTGTCGCGCTCCGGCCGGCACTCATGCGGCAGCGCTGGCGAGCAGCACTGCTCCTGCCGCTGACTGCCGCGTTCGCGCTGCTTCCCTTGGGGCATTACTTTCTCCAAAATCCACTCGCTTTCAGCGGCCGCGTCAGCCAGGTGGTGGCCACCGACCAGCCTGTCGTCGACCCGAGTTTCGGGCCGGGCGACCCGGGAACGCTGCGCGACAATCCCGTGCGAACGCTTCTGATGTTCTGGGCAGCCGGCGATCAGAACCTGCGGACGAACCTGCCCGGCCGGCCGGTGTTCGATCCTCTGATGGGCAGCGTCTTTGCCCTTGGCATCCTCGCCGCGCTCGTCAGTCGCCAGCCGGCCGGGCTGTTCACGCTGGCGTGGCTGGGCATCATGCTCCTGCCTTCCGCACTCAGCACCTATGCGCCGCACTATGCGCGAGCGATCGGGGCGCTCCCCCCTGCCGCGACACTGGCCGGGCTCGGGCTCGCGACCGTTGTCCGCGCCGGGGAGCGGTTCGGGCGCACTGGGGCGCTGGCCGGGATCACGATCGCCGTCGCCATCACCGCCTTTTCGGCTCGCCTCACCCTCCACGACTATTTCGATCGGTGGGCGAATGAGCTGGGAACCTACCAAGCGTTCGACACCGGGATCTGGGAGCTCGGCCGCGCCATGCGCGACCTGCCGGCGACGACGACGCTGTACGTCTCGCCGCTCCCTGGCGATCATCCAACGCTCGTCTACGCCAGCCGGCGCGACGATATCCGCGGCTACGACGGCCGCGCCGGGATCGTCCTCTCGCCCGGCGGCGCGGCGGCCTACGGCGTCATCGTCGGCGCGGACCGGACGACCGAGCCGACGCTTGGCGACGCCTACGGAGCGCGCCCTGCCTTCATCGCGCTCGACCCGGGAGCCCAGCCGTGGGCAGTGCTGACGCTGGTTGACGGCCCGCCGCGTCTCGCTCCCAGCCGCCTGCTCGATGCCCAGTTCGCTGAGGCGGGACGGCTGTTCGGGGTCATGCTGCCGGAACGGCTTGAGGGGAGAGAGAGCGAGGTTACCCTCTTTTGGCAAGCAGACGGCCCGACAACGCGCCCGCTCACCGTTTTCGTGCAGCTCCTTGACGAGGGCACCCGCCTCGTCGCCCAGCACGACTCGCAGCCGCTCGCCGCCAGCTTCCCGACAACGCGCTGGAAGAAGGGCGAGATCATCGTTGAGCGACGGCGGCTGCGCCTCCCCGCCGACCTCCCGCGTGGGCAGTACCGGCTCATTGCCGGGCTGTACGACCTCGCGACGGGCGAGCGCGTGCCTGTCAGCGGCAGCGACTCGCTCGGCGATGCGGCGCTCCTAGGGTTGCTCGAGCGTTGA
- a CDS encoding PQQ-binding-like beta-propeller repeat protein — MPVPGTRRGPYQLGESIASTGLGVLYAATDETTGRPVVVKVLHRYFARDPALIRRLFSVLEAVRALPPHPHLLPPLEWGESPEGVWIAAPRAAGHSLERLAPPLPPDLVLLLVDGVAAALAHAHAAGIAHGNLKPTNVFYDPASGQLEVGDFGLGILGQGADPVSRATLLTPHPAYTAPECLEGAPPSPASDTFSLAALAWWLRTGAPPFVASSPAATRALVLANRKRLHPDRSLAIPPAVVQLVGRALEPVPTLRPPDPAAFAAALREAERAPLGPSAEGERLSRDDLPAVDTAALYWSSTVDRERWFTGRRWRITWRGWLLRLGLLAALIALAIGLGIYFQQPPIPPPPTSALAAAAVPGRWELPRYDLQNRAFVPAPTRTIGPNVRWTFPTAGEFRAAPASDGTTVYAATGDNRVVALDAETGQLRWQVPTTGPVDYTPLIAGDRVYVGLRDKRLLALDAATGQVRWEIMTGNPVSYPGAVADGVLYQAATDEVLFALDAATGATLWTAHAGAPIVGTPAVLDDLVVILNDDGWVQVLDRATGARRFDFLLVGSASSTPVASDDTAYVAIGGFARRTARLAAVDIRQRAWPFERELYFVQGVLWLWGILPPPPPPRGSRWSAPLPHFRTTSPALAEGRLFVGSGDRALALDQATGAKLWERALPAAVTSSPIVTADALYLGLDDGQLVALDPASGEELWRFATQGAILANPIFAAGSLFVASTDGTLYALR, encoded by the coding sequence ATGCCAGTTCCCGGCACCCGGCGGGGGCCCTACCAGCTTGGAGAGAGTATTGCCAGCACTGGCCTCGGCGTGCTCTATGCGGCGACGGATGAGACAACCGGCCGCCCCGTTGTGGTCAAAGTGCTGCACCGCTATTTCGCCCGCGACCCGGCGCTGATCCGGCGCCTGTTCTCCGTGCTCGAAGCTGTGCGCGCCTTGCCGCCGCATCCTCACCTGCTGCCGCCGCTCGAGTGGGGCGAGAGCCCCGAAGGCGTGTGGATCGCCGCGCCGCGAGCCGCCGGGCACAGCCTCGAGCGCCTTGCGCCGCCGCTGCCGCCCGACCTCGTGCTGCTGCTGGTCGATGGCGTTGCGGCTGCCCTCGCCCACGCGCACGCTGCCGGGATCGCGCACGGCAATCTGAAGCCGACGAACGTCTTCTACGACCCTGCCAGCGGCCAGCTGGAGGTCGGAGATTTTGGTCTCGGCATTCTCGGGCAGGGCGCCGATCCCGTTTCCCGCGCCACCCTGCTCACCCCGCATCCGGCCTACACGGCACCCGAATGCCTCGAGGGGGCGCCGCCGAGTCCGGCGAGCGACACCTTCAGCCTCGCGGCGCTCGCGTGGTGGCTGCGGACTGGCGCGCCGCCGTTTGTCGCTTCCTCGCCGGCAGCAACGCGCGCGCTTGTGCTCGCCAACCGCAAGCGGCTCCATCCCGACCGCTCGCTCGCCATCCCGCCCGCCGTTGTTCAGCTCGTCGGACGCGCGCTTGAGCCTGTTCCCACGCTCCGCCCGCCGGACCCGGCGGCGTTTGCGGCGGCGCTGCGCGAGGCAGAGCGCGCGCCGCTTGGACCATCGGCCGAGGGCGAACGGCTCAGTCGAGACGATCTCCCCGCCGTCGACACGGCGGCGCTCTATTGGAGCAGCACGGTCGACCGCGAGCGCTGGTTTACCGGCCGGCGCTGGCGGATCACCTGGCGCGGCTGGCTGCTCCGCCTCGGCCTCCTCGCTGCGCTCATCGCGCTCGCCATTGGCCTTGGGATCTATTTCCAGCAGCCGCCAATCCCTCCGCCTCCCACCAGCGCCCTTGCTGCAGCGGCGGTGCCGGGCCGGTGGGAGCTCCCGCGATACGACCTCCAGAACCGCGCCTTCGTTCCCGCGCCGACGCGGACGATCGGTCCGAACGTTCGCTGGACCTTCCCGACGGCGGGAGAGTTTCGGGCGGCGCCGGCGAGCGATGGGACAACCGTCTATGCTGCGACCGGCGACAATCGGGTGGTCGCGCTCGATGCCGAAACCGGCCAGCTCCGCTGGCAGGTCCCGACGACGGGACCAGTCGACTACACCCCGCTCATCGCCGGCGATAGGGTCTACGTTGGGCTGCGCGACAAGCGGCTGCTTGCGCTCGATGCGGCGACCGGCCAGGTCCGGTGGGAGATCATGACCGGCAACCCCGTCTCTTACCCGGGCGCAGTCGCCGACGGCGTTCTCTACCAAGCCGCAACAGACGAGGTGCTCTTTGCGCTCGACGCCGCCACCGGCGCGACGCTCTGGACCGCGCATGCTGGCGCGCCGATCGTCGGCACGCCGGCAGTGCTGGATGACCTCGTCGTCATTCTCAACGATGATGGCTGGGTGCAGGTCCTCGACCGCGCGACCGGCGCGCGGCGGTTCGACTTTCTCCTCGTCGGCAGCGCCAGTTCGACGCCGGTCGCCTCCGACGACACGGCGTATGTCGCGATTGGCGGGTTCGCCCGGCGCACCGCCCGGCTCGCAGCGGTGGACATCCGCCAGCGCGCCTGGCCGTTCGAGCGCGAACTGTATTTTGTGCAGGGCGTCCTCTGGCTGTGGGGCATTCTGCCGCCGCCGCCGCCGCCGCGCGGCTCGCGTTGGTCAGCGCCGCTTCCCCATTTCCGGACGACGTCGCCGGCGCTTGCTGAGGGGCGGCTGTTTGTCGGCTCCGGCGACCGCGCGCTCGCTCTCGACCAGGCGACGGGGGCCAAGCTTTGGGAGCGGGCGCTGCCGGCAGCGGTCACCAGCAGCCCGATTGTCACGGCCGACGCTCTCTACCTCGGGCTCGATGACGGCCAGCTCGTGGCGCTCGACCCGGCGAGCGGAGAAGAACTGTGGCGGTTCGCGACCCAGGGCGCCATTCTTGCCAATCCGATCTTTGCGGCGGGCAGCCTCTTTGTCGCCTCAACGGACGGAACGCTTTACGCGCTGCGCTGA
- a CDS encoding FAD-dependent oxidoreductase produces MATRERLLIIGGDAAGMSAASQAKRQRPDLEVIAFERGWHTSYSACGMPYLVGGLVERADSLIARTPDQFAKQGIEARLRHEVIALDLAARRVTVRRLEEGGEYEESFDHLVIATGARPIAPDLPGINARGVYGLSILMDGIRLREAVDREQPARAVVVGGGYIGLEMAEALVLRGIPVALVEAADQVMSTLDPEMAAGVADALRAAGVELYLNEPAVAFETSDGRVRAVVTPARTLPADLVVLGIGVRPNVELARAAGVDIGPSGAIAVTDRLQTSHPGVWAAGDCVESRHIVSNRPVHIALGTVANKQGRIAGINIGGGYARFPGVAGTAITKFCALEIARTGLSERECRALGIDYVVGRVEGTSRAGYYPEAGTITLKVLAERATGRLLGAQILGTENAAKRIDVFVTALFAGMTVDEFQYLDLSYAPPFSPTWDTPLIAARKAAEALAAGQHVAAPWPTRRSA; encoded by the coding sequence ATGGCTACTCGCGAGCGGCTGCTCATCATCGGCGGCGATGCTGCTGGGATGAGCGCAGCTTCCCAAGCAAAGCGTCAACGTCCTGACCTCGAGGTGATCGCCTTCGAGCGGGGATGGCACACCTCTTACTCTGCCTGCGGCATGCCCTACTTGGTCGGCGGGCTGGTTGAGCGCGCGGATTCTCTCATCGCGCGCACCCCCGACCAGTTTGCCAAGCAGGGGATCGAAGCGCGGCTGCGGCACGAAGTCATTGCGCTTGACCTCGCGGCGCGCCGGGTCACGGTTCGCCGGCTCGAGGAAGGCGGGGAGTATGAGGAGTCGTTCGATCATCTCGTCATCGCGACCGGCGCGCGCCCGATCGCGCCGGACCTTCCCGGCATCAACGCGAGAGGAGTGTATGGCCTCTCCATCCTGATGGATGGTATCCGCCTCCGCGAGGCGGTGGACCGCGAGCAGCCGGCGCGGGCAGTCGTCGTTGGCGGCGGTTACATCGGTCTAGAAATGGCGGAGGCGCTGGTGCTGCGCGGGATCCCGGTCGCGTTGGTCGAAGCGGCGGATCAAGTGATGAGCACGCTTGACCCCGAAATGGCAGCCGGCGTGGCCGATGCATTGCGCGCCGCCGGGGTCGAACTGTACCTGAATGAACCGGCAGTCGCCTTCGAGACGTCGGATGGGCGCGTGCGCGCAGTCGTGACCCCCGCGCGGACTCTCCCCGCCGATCTCGTAGTGCTCGGCATCGGGGTCCGCCCGAATGTCGAGCTCGCTCGCGCTGCCGGCGTGGACATTGGCCCCTCAGGGGCGATTGCTGTCACCGACCGGCTCCAGACTAGTCATCCCGGGGTGTGGGCAGCGGGAGACTGCGTCGAGTCGCGCCACATTGTCTCCAACCGTCCGGTCCATATCGCTCTCGGGACGGTTGCCAACAAACAAGGGCGGATTGCTGGCATCAACATTGGGGGCGGCTACGCGCGCTTTCCCGGGGTTGCCGGCACTGCTATCACCAAGTTTTGCGCCCTCGAAATCGCGCGCACCGGCCTCAGCGAGCGCGAGTGCCGCGCCTTGGGCATCGACTATGTTGTCGGGCGCGTTGAGGGCACCTCGCGCGCGGGCTACTACCCCGAGGCCGGGACGATCACGCTCAAGGTCCTCGCCGAACGCGCCACGGGTCGGCTCCTCGGGGCGCAGATCCTCGGCACCGAAAATGCCGCCAAACGGATCGACGTCTTTGTCACCGCGCTGTTTGCCGGGATGACCGTCGACGAATTCCAGTATCTCGACCTGAGCTATGCTCCGCCGTTCTCTCCGACCTGGGATACGCCGCTCATCGCTGCGCGCAAGGCGGCCGAAGCGCTCGCCGCAGGTCAGCATGTCGCCGCACCGTGGCCGACACGCCGCTCCGCGTGA
- a CDS encoding Gmad2 immunoglobulin-like domain-containing protein produces MRRRSVLLWAALLGLVSGCALSSSTTLSPPPTPAPPPSLATPTARPPTPQPTSSPLVPGPGTVDGLPGIVVTYPPAGATVSSPVRIMGNASVFEGTVHIRIKDANGRTIGQGLTTASQGAPGRGTFSAEVPYAGTGAATIEVFSPSPRDGAELYLVRIPVLLR; encoded by the coding sequence ATGCGCAGGCGGAGTGTGCTCCTTTGGGCTGCCCTTCTTGGGCTCGTGTCAGGCTGCGCTCTCAGCAGCAGCACGACCCTCTCGCCGCCGCCTACTCCGGCCCCGCCCCCTTCCCTCGCGACGCCAACCGCTCGGCCGCCGACGCCTCAGCCGACGTCCTCACCGCTCGTCCCCGGGCCTGGGACGGTTGACGGGCTTCCTGGCATCGTCGTGACCTATCCCCCTGCCGGGGCGACGGTGTCCAGCCCGGTTCGGATCATGGGGAATGCCTCGGTGTTTGAGGGCACGGTGCACATCCGTATTAAAGACGCAAACGGCCGCACCATCGGCCAAGGGCTCACGACTGCGAGTCAAGGCGCGCCAGGACGGGGAACGTTCAGCGCCGAGGTCCCCTACGCCGGCACTGGCGCCGCCACGATCGAGGTGTTCAGCCCCAGCCCGCGCGATGGCGCAGAGCTGTACCTCGTCCGCATTCCCGTTCTGCTCCGCTAG